AATCGAAGTGGTGATTCATCGCGCCGTTTGTATAGAGTCCGCCCAGGGGAGAAGCCACGGGGTCGCTGGCCACGATGACCTGCGGCGGGGTTTCTTTCCCGGCGGAAAGATAGAGCGCGGTGAATCCGAGATACGAGTGTCCGCTGCTGCCCACCACCCCGTTCGACCACGGCTGCGAGCGTATCCACCTCAGGGTGACATCGCCGTCCGGGATTTCATTCACGAACGGGTCGAACACGCCCCCGGAATTATACCGTCCCCGGACATCCTGGTATACACAGGCATATCCCCGCTGCGCGAATCTTTGAAGGTACGATTTCATCCAGTCGGCGCCATAAGGCGACCGGAAGATAACCGTCGGGAATTTTCCCTCACGTTCAGGGCGGACGACGATGGTGGCCAGCTTTATGCCATCAGAAGCGGCAAGGGCGATTTCCTCTACCTTGACCGGGGCTTTTTCCTGGCAGAATGAAGGAATGGAGGCTGCCGGTAAAATCGCCGCGAAAAATGCGGCTAAAAGAGTGGTGCGGAAATGTAAAAGAGCTGCTTTCACTTAATTCTCCTCGTATTGTGAAATATATGTAAATATATTTAGTATTCTTAGACCCTGAAACGGTTTTATCGTTCCCGCGAAGCGGCAACAAGTTCAGGGTGACAAGTGTCATGCCGAACTTGTTTCGGCATCTATATATACCGTGTCCTGCCGAACTTGTTTCGGCATCTATTCATATAATCTCCCCGTGTTCGACAAAGCGTGTATCACCGGCATAACGATATGGGAGGGATGGGGCCGGTCATGCAGCACAGTATTGATTGCAGTGACCATCCGGCGGTGCTCGTTGAGCGGCTCCCCGCTGTTGGGATTCACATCGAAACGGGGAAAATTGCTGCTTGAAATGTCAACGCGGATGCGATGGCCTTTCTTGAATATGTTTGAGGTCGGGTAAAGCTTTATTGTAAACTGGTAAATAGCGCCCGGTTTCATCAAATGCTCCTCTTTCAGGGAATCCCGGAAACGGGCGCGGATGATGCCATCCTCCAGATTTAGATCGAAACCTCCCGGATAATCAGGATTCGGAGGATACACATCGATCAGCTTTGCGGTAAAATCGGTATCGAGCGCCGAGGAGGATGCCCACAGGGTGACTGTGATTTCCCCGGTGACCTCCAAATCCTGTTCGAGCGGTTCGGTTTGAAAAACCAGGATATCGCGTCTTGCGGAGAGAGGTATCGGCTGGGTCCAGTTCCATATATCCGGGCCGCCGCGCTGGTCCCATGCACCCTGCTGCAGGATGCCGTTGCCGGAAGAAATATTGCCCCCGATAGTGGGCGCTGGATCGCGGGGATCGAACAGATACGTGGTAAAAGAGCGGGCCTCGTTCGGCAGATTCGGGGAAAGCCCTCCATTCCGGTGCAGGTAATACTTGGTGTATTGAGTGCGGGCGAGAGGCCACTCCTGTTCATCACGCCAGAACCCCCCGTGATTCAGCCTTCCGTCGGCGTCCTTCCTTCCGTCGCCGAAGCCCATGATGAAAATCCGTACAGGGGCGGCAAACGGGGCCGCCTTCCCAACAGTATTATCGATGCCCTTCAGCCAGCGATCGAACCATTCCCGCCACCAGGCAAGCCTGTCAGGGATGGCCGCATCCTTGCCGAAGCTTACCTGGCCGTGGGATGAAGCCGTCTGCTGGCCATGAATCCACGGTCCCATGATAAGGTATACCGGCCCCTTTATCTTACGGCTGAGTGCTTTATAGTTCGCTGTGGTGTTTCCGCCCCAGGAGTCATACCAGCCTCCCACAAGGTACACCGGCATGTCCTTGTAGCGGTCGGTAAAGTCCAGGATATTGTTCTGCTTCCAGAAGTCGTCGTTGGCGCCATGACGCATGGCTTCCACCAGCCAGTCCTCATATTCGGGGGCGAGTTTCAGGGGTGTCGTTCCCCTGTTGAGAGGCAGATTCATGAGGTAAAACTTTCTGTCATCCCGCATTTTTTCAAGCATTGCTTTGGTCCCGGGGTCTTTCGATTGCCTGCTCCCAGTGGCAGAGCTAAGATAAATCCAGTTCCAGAACCGCATCTCGAACGCGCCTCCGTTCCGCATGCTTGCATAGCCCATGTTGGACATGGCGTCAGTAGGAATGACCGTTGAAAGGTAAGGCGAATTCTCCATTGCGAGAGCATGCTGCGTTCCGCCTTCATATGAGATCCCGAACATCCCGATTCGACCGTTCGCCCAGGGCTGGCGGCTTATCCATTCGCAGGTGTCGAAGCCGTCCTTTCCATCGTCGGTCATCATGTGCCAGACCCCCTCGGATTTATACCGTCCCCGGGTGTCCTGGAACACCACCGCATAGCCGCAGGAAGCAAAATAACGGGCAATTTCCGGATAGGATTCCTTATTATAGGGTGTCCGCCTCAGAATGACCGGCAATCCCCCTTCTATCGCCGCATCATTTCGGGTCGGCAGGTAGACATCGGTTGCCAGACTGACGCCATCCCGCATAAGCGCCATCATGTCCCGCTTGACCGTGACCCCGTATTCGGCCTCTGCGGCGGGAGAAAGAGAGGGCAATGTCAAGATTAAAAGAAAGGAGCACAAAATGGGTATGAGGAAGTACCTGTGTTTGAAAACCGGAGTGTCCATGCAACGTTCCTCCCGTTGGTTATCTTCACTTTTTATCACTGTGGTTTATGAAGTGCAAAGCGGGCTCTCCATTTTTACCCCAATACGGTTTACTTAAGGGAAAAAGGACAGGATTTTTAACCACGAACCACACGAAAGGCACGAAAAATGATTTTATACAAAAAAATGAATTACAAATTTCGTGTTTTTCGTGACTTTCGTGGTTCAAAATTTTTTAAATGAACCGCATTGCTTTTTACCCGATTTATTCTGATACTGTAATTCTCTATTTTTTCTCTGCATTCATGAGACGTACATACTCGGCCAGGCGGTTCAGGTTACGGATACAGGTTCCGATGCGAATCCATCCGTTTTTCATGACCGGCCCCTCATACTCCATCTCGTTCTTGAAACAGTAGCGCGCGGTGTACATACGGCCGTCCTCGGTCCACCTTCCCAGGTTGTCGAGAGCGGCGGCGATGCGCTTTACCTCAGGTTCCATGCCCTGGGCGCGTTTGAGTGCTGCTTCCGGTGTGAGCGGCGCGGGTTTTACTGCAAGCGGATCCTTCCAGACAGCCGATTTAAGGGATTCGTACCGTTTCCGCTCCGCTTTGGTGGAGAAATTCCTCCGCTCGAAACCGTACCCTCCCATGGCTTCAGCCAGGTTGTAGGTTATCCGCACCGAAGCCATGGTTCCCGAATCCCCCTCAAACCTTGCGGCAAGGGCGCGGTTGCTGCCCTCTTCCAGGAAACTGCCGATATTACCGTCGGCAGAAACGGAGCGGTCCAGCCAGTCGAGCGTCCGGGGTACCGGCTCCAGGTAGCGGCGGTCTCCGGTGAATTCGTACATATCCATCAGGCAGCGCATGTTATCCACCGTATCGGTTACCGATAGCGAGGCTGGCTCGTATTCACGGGCCTGAGCCGGTTTCATGTCGTATGTGAGCTGCTGCCCCCAGCCGTACTGCGGGCCTTCATGCTGGCTGATGATGATGAAATCGGCTCCGCGGCGGGCGGCCTCCAGATAGCGGGGATCGCAGAGTGTTTTGTAAGCCTGCGCCATAACCTGGATGTTTCCGCTGATCACACCGTCGTTGTAAGTATAGTAGGTGTCATAATCTGTTCCGATCAGGGGATACCGCTGCGGCCAGGCGCCGTTGGGAAACTGTGCTTCCATGATGAAATTCAGCGCTTTTTTGAGCGGCCCCGACCAGGCGGGATCGAGGGTGAGGTCATAGAGCCGCATGAGGAAAAGGGTGGGATCGCGGGCTACTCCGTCATCGAAAGTGGCGTTCCCGTTGAAGTGCATGAATTCGCCGTAATCGGTATGGACGCTCATCTCCTTATACCAGGTTTTCAGACTTCCCGGGGCGAAATCGATCAGGTAGTTCCAGCCGCCGCACTCCATCTGGCCCCAGATGAGCGTCCGGGCTGCATCTTCGGCGCAGCGGAGATAGAACGGGTCTCCGGAAGCCTGGTATGCGTTGAGAAAAGCATCGCCCATGCCAGGAGTCGAGGGGTTCTGCACCCAGATCTGGCTTTCACGGGCGGGGAGCTCGCCGAACCGCCTAGTCAGGTCGGCGGTGTACTCCATGAGATATCCGCCTCTTGTCGAGACAGTGTCGTGATAGTAGTGGGCGGCTTTGTTCATTGCCTGGAGCGCTTGCTCCAGGATTACCGCTTCTTTCGGAGCAGCCCGGAGGGGACTGGCCAGGCAGAAGATCAGAACAGCGGCGACAAGCGTTGATCGAGTCGAACGGTGCATGGGGCATCCTTTCCTGCTGATGACGGATGGGAAGTTGAAAGTTATCAAGCAAAAATAATGCAGGAAATCAAAAGGAAAAGCAAAAAAAATATACAGTCTTTTCAGTCCCCCTTCGGGGGATTTAGGGGGCTGCAGTATTGAAGTTCATGGATAATTCGGGCTATATCACCTGCAGGCTGTCCGCCGCCATCCATCCGCCCACACCGCTCTTCAACCGTATCAAATCCCAGGAATTCTGACGTCGCTCGATGAGGACTTTGGTTCCTTCATGGATGGTGAAAATATGGATGTTCTCGGCGCCGGGACCGGAGTATACATCGACCTCTCCTGCCATGATCACCGCCTGGGTCTCAGTAGAATCACGGTGAACCTTATCTACAAGAACAGCGGTGGACACTATGAACAGGAGCCCGCATACCGAAAGGGCGGTTACCAGCGGGAGCCGTACCCATCCCCCCAAAAAAATCAGGCCGATGGAGGACAGCATCATCAGAGCGAAGGCCAGTCCTGACCAGAGAGCCGCGGAGTTGATATTGATCCGTTCGTACGTGTTCTCCAGAAATGCTGTGACAGCATTCATGGGAGGAGTTTCCTTGTCCTGCTTCCGGGAGTTGATGAACGCGAGATTGGCGAGCGCATCACGGTCAGAGGGATCAAGTTTCAGCGCCCGTTCAAGATATAAAACCGCTTTTCCGGTCAGGTTGAGACGCCAGGCGGCATTGGAAGCGTTGTAGTAGAGATCCGGATCTTTGACGCCCCCTTTCAAAAGCTGCTCATAGATATCCAGGGCTTCGCGGAATTTCCCCTGACGGTAAAGGTCGCCGGCCCGGTTATACAGCGCAGCCGATTCGGTCCCGAAAGAAGCGGCATGGGAGTACGGCGGAATCAGGGAGGAAGCCAGCGCAAGAAAAATTATGAAACAGGGAACGATTATTTTCTTCATAGAGTTTCTCTCAGCGCGGCGAGAATGGATTTGGCGTCGTCCAGGAGCCTTCTCTGCACCTGGCTGTCCGCCCCGGCGGATGAGAACCGTGCGAAATCGCAAAGCTCCATGGTTTTCCTTATGTGCCCGGCTGTTTCAGGCGCTACAGCATGATTCCGGAGGATATCTTCCATCTCTCCGGTAGTCAGGGCGCCCGGGTCGATGTTCAGTCTGTCGCCGATAAATTCAATTACAGCCTCGCTCACATGGGCGCAGAATCCGAATGTTTCACCTTTTTCCAGAAGCCGGGAAGCATGTTCAAGCCTTTTTTCAGCATGTTTCCAGGCATTCAGCTTCCGTTTCAATCCCCTGTTCTGCTCCAGGATGCCGCGGCGCC
This Candidatus Latescibacter sp. DNA region includes the following protein-coding sequences:
- a CDS encoding tetratricopeptide repeat protein — protein: MKKIIVPCFIIFLALASSLIPPYSHAASFGTESAALYNRAGDLYRQGKFREALDIYEQLLKGGVKDPDLYYNASNAAWRLNLTGKAVLYLERALKLDPSDRDALANLAFINSRKQDKETPPMNAVTAFLENTYERININSAALWSGLAFALMMLSSIGLIFLGGWVRLPLVTALSVCGLLFIVSTAVLVDKVHRDSTETQAVIMAGEVDVYSGPGAENIHIFTIHEGTKVLIERRQNSWDLIRLKSGVGGWMAADSLQVI
- a CDS encoding pectate lyase; the encoded protein is MHRSTRSTLVAAVLIFCLASPLRAAPKEAVILEQALQAMNKAAHYYHDTVSTRGGYLMEYTADLTRRFGELPARESQIWVQNPSTPGMGDAFLNAYQASGDPFYLRCAEDAARTLIWGQMECGGWNYLIDFAPGSLKTWYKEMSVHTDYGEFMHFNGNATFDDGVARDPTLFLMRLYDLTLDPAWSGPLKKALNFIMEAQFPNGAWPQRYPLIGTDYDTYYTYNDGVISGNIQVMAQAYKTLCDPRYLEAARRGADFIIISQHEGPQYGWGQQLTYDMKPAQAREYEPASLSVTDTVDNMRCLMDMYEFTGDRRYLEPVPRTLDWLDRSVSADGNIGSFLEEGSNRALAARFEGDSGTMASVRITYNLAEAMGGYGFERRNFSTKAERKRYESLKSAVWKDPLAVKPAPLTPEAALKRAQGMEPEVKRIAAALDNLGRWTEDGRMYTARYCFKNEMEYEGPVMKNGWIRIGTCIRNLNRLAEYVRLMNAEKK
- a CDS encoding CocE/NonD family hydrolase, whose translation is MDTPVFKHRYFLIPILCSFLLILTLPSLSPAAEAEYGVTVKRDMMALMRDGVSLATDVYLPTRNDAAIEGGLPVILRRTPYNKESYPEIARYFASCGYAVVFQDTRGRYKSEGVWHMMTDDGKDGFDTCEWISRQPWANGRIGMFGISYEGGTQHALAMENSPYLSTVIPTDAMSNMGYASMRNGGAFEMRFWNWIYLSSATGSRQSKDPGTKAMLEKMRDDRKFYLMNLPLNRGTTPLKLAPEYEDWLVEAMRHGANDDFWKQNNILDFTDRYKDMPVYLVGGWYDSWGGNTTANYKALSRKIKGPVYLIMGPWIHGQQTASSHGQVSFGKDAAIPDRLAWWREWFDRWLKGIDNTVGKAAPFAAPVRIFIMGFGDGRKDADGRLNHGGFWRDEQEWPLARTQYTKYYLHRNGGLSPNLPNEARSFTTYLFDPRDPAPTIGGNISSGNGILQQGAWDQRGGPDIWNWTQPIPLSARRDILVFQTEPLEQDLEVTGEITVTLWASSSALDTDFTAKLIDVYPPNPDYPGGFDLNLEDGIIRARFRDSLKEEHLMKPGAIYQFTIKLYPTSNIFKKGHRIRVDISSSNFPRFDVNPNSGEPLNEHRRMVTAINTVLHDRPHPSHIVMPVIHALSNTGRLYE